A single region of the Anomaloglossus baeobatrachus isolate aAnoBae1 chromosome 2, aAnoBae1.hap1, whole genome shotgun sequence genome encodes:
- the LOC142289070 gene encoding uncharacterized protein LOC142289070 translates to MTWYKRLRLDVSKLISLVESMPCLWDPTSPEYMQKNKRDESWLLICQELYPQWHEANKSLQTKIENDVRKRWRSVRDRFNKIRFEPGKSGSSPVKPNFIYYNDLKFLSSGRVLRPTDGNIAPKKNMDRSQDNINPAQIQPAIEEEINTEQTHLESDVETRSLEPSVSNTNQDPQPVSYQKAKGKKKIIPSNKEINQDQLTNQTIEILKSATQDDEFDNFAISVAFRLRKLPEKKKTSACMTAICGLLACFEDEGKFPTGGEIVHLCEKTFEQKNNPLVLTQSQPHFQTNKQRVGLYSECPDTYSAQNIQPYNPMKQSKEYSQSISENYHTTNIVRNRPNEQMSGFYTNELFSQP, encoded by the exons ATGACTTGGTATAAGCGCTTGAGATTGGATGTCTCCAAACTTATTAGTCTG GTTGAATCAATGCCATGTTTATGGGATCCCACGTCGCCTGAGTACATGCAAAAAAACAAACGTGACGAAAGCTGGTTATTGATCTGTCAAGAATTATATCCCCAATGGCATGAGGCAAATAAAAGCCTCCAAACTAAGATTG AAAATGATGTACGGAAGCGATGGAGATCAGTCCGTGACAGATTCAATAAAATCAGATTTGAACCTGGTAAAAGTGGATCCTCGCCAGTTAAACCAAATTTTATTTATTATAATGATTTGAAATTCTTAAGTTCTGGCCGCGTTTTAAGACC GACCGACGGAAATATCGCTCCGAAAAAGAACATGGATAGATCACAAGATAATATCAATCCTGCACAAATACAACCAGCCATTGAGGAAGAAATTAATACCGAACAAACACATCTGGAGTCTGATGTTGAAACCAGATCATTGGAACCATCTGTTTCCAATACAAATCAAGATCCCCAACCTGTGAGTTATCAgaaagcaaaaggaaaaaaaaaaattattccaagCAATAAAGAAATAAACCAAGATCAATTAACAAATCAAACTATTGAAATATTAAAATCAGCAACCCAAGATGATGAGTTTGACAATTTTGCCATTAGTGTCGCTTTTCGTTTAAGAAAattacctgaaaaaaaaaaaacctctgcatGTATGACTGCTATCTGTGGTTTATTGGCCTGTTTTGAGGATGAAGGTAAATTTCCAACAGGTGGTGAAATAGTTCATCTTTGTGAAAAAACATTTGAACAGAAAAACAACCCATTAGTTCTAACTCAGTCACAACCACAtttccaaacaaacaaacaaagagtTGGTTTGTATTCTGAATGTCCGGATACATATTCTGCCCAAAATATACAACCTTATAACCCTATGAAACAAAGCAAAGAATATTCTCAATCTATTAGTGAGAATTATCACACAACTAATATTGTGAGAAATAGACCAAACGAACAAATGTCTGGTTTTTACACAAATGAATTATTTTCACAGCCATGA